A single window of Paenibacillus sp. SYP-B4298 DNA harbors:
- a CDS encoding YajQ family cyclic di-GMP-binding protein, with protein sequence MSESSFDIVSKVDMQELVNAITQAEREIETRFDFKGSKSSIALEKEEVVVGSDDEYKLNSVIDILQSKMIKRGVPIKNLEYGKLEPASGGTVRQRIKLRQGIEQDVSKKINIMIRDSKLKVKSQIQGDQIRVSGKSKDDLQAVMKLLRSADLPVELQFTNYR encoded by the coding sequence ATGAGTGAAAGTTCATTTGATATTGTATCCAAAGTGGATATGCAGGAGCTTGTCAATGCGATTACCCAGGCTGAGCGGGAGATAGAGACGCGGTTCGACTTCAAAGGAAGCAAAAGCAGTATCGCGCTGGAGAAGGAGGAGGTTGTAGTTGGCTCGGACGATGAGTACAAGCTGAATAGCGTTATCGACATCCTGCAATCCAAAATGATCAAGCGCGGGGTTCCCATCAAAAATCTTGAATACGGCAAGCTGGAACCGGCCTCTGGGGGCACCGTTCGTCAGCGGATCAAGCTGCGCCAAGGGATTGAGCAGGATGTCTCGAAGAAAATCAATATTATGATTCGGGACTCCAAGCTCAAGGTGAAGAGCCAGATCCAGGGTGACCAGATCCGAGTAAGTGGCAAAAGCAAGGATGATCTGCAGGCCGTTATGAAGCTGCTGCGTAGTGCTGATCTGCCTGTAGAACTGCAATTTACGAATTATCGCTAG
- the pgsA gene encoding CDP-diacylglycerol--glycerol-3-phosphate 3-phosphatidyltransferase gives MNLANRITMARIFLVPIIMFFLLVNLNVEPITFQDFSITYNQIVAALIFIIAASTDGLDGYIARKNKTVTNLGKLLDPLADKLLVAAVLISLVEMNRLDAVIAVIIISREFAITGLRQIALLEGKVLAASAWGKWKTAVQITMIIVLLLNNFPFAFIDLRFDLIISWAAALITVYSGFDYFMKNKDLIPISE, from the coding sequence ATGAATCTGGCCAATCGTATTACGATGGCGAGAATTTTTCTGGTCCCGATTATCATGTTTTTTCTGCTGGTGAATCTGAATGTGGAGCCAATCACCTTTCAAGACTTCTCGATTACCTACAATCAGATTGTTGCCGCGCTTATATTCATCATTGCCGCGAGCACTGATGGCCTGGACGGTTATATCGCTCGCAAGAACAAGACGGTAACGAATCTGGGCAAGCTGCTAGATCCGCTCGCTGACAAGCTGCTGGTTGCTGCTGTGTTGATCTCACTGGTGGAGATGAATCGTCTGGATGCGGTCATTGCTGTTATCATTATTAGCCGCGAGTTTGCGATTACCGGCCTACGCCAGATTGCACTGCTGGAGGGCAAGGTATTGGCGGCCAGTGCATGGGGCAAATGGAAGACAGCGGTGCAGATTACGATGATCATCGTGCTGCTGCTGAACAACTTTCCGTTTGCGTTCATTGATCTGCGCTTTGATCTGATTATATCGTGGGCTGCCGCGCTCATTACGGTTTACTCGGGCTTTGATTACTTTATGAAAAACAAGGATCTGATCCCGATCTCTGAATAG
- the ymfI gene encoding elongation factor P 5-aminopentanone reductase, whose amino-acid sequence MTVLVTGASRGIGASIARRFAAEGMNLVIHYNHSHEEANETARECLGLGANVMTISADLRSREQLQRMKEKLEAHDMLPDILVNNAGIAHYGLLSDVTDEEWEEIMAVNLKGMFLCCQLFMPAMIANKFGRIINVSSVWGLSGASCEVLYSTTKGGMNAFTKALAKELAPSGVTVNAVAPGAVDTEMNGNLNEEEKAALEEEIPVGRFGKPDEVASLVYFLALPESGYITGQIISPNGGWVT is encoded by the coding sequence ATGACTGTGTTGGTGACAGGGGCGAGTCGCGGCATCGGAGCGTCAATTGCTAGGCGCTTCGCCGCGGAGGGGATGAACCTCGTCATCCATTACAACCACTCCCATGAGGAAGCCAATGAGACGGCTCGCGAATGCCTGGGGCTGGGAGCTAACGTGATGACAATCAGCGCAGACCTCCGTTCACGTGAGCAGTTGCAGCGGATGAAGGAGAAGCTGGAGGCTCATGACATGCTTCCAGATATCCTCGTGAACAACGCAGGCATCGCTCATTACGGGTTGCTGTCAGATGTAACGGATGAGGAATGGGAAGAGATCATGGCTGTCAATCTCAAGGGCATGTTCTTATGCTGTCAACTGTTCATGCCTGCCATGATCGCGAACAAGTTCGGCCGAATTATCAACGTCTCTTCTGTATGGGGACTATCTGGCGCCTCCTGCGAGGTGCTCTATTCCACAACCAAGGGCGGTATGAATGCCTTCACGAAGGCGCTCGCCAAGGAGCTGGCTCCGTCAGGAGTGACTGTCAATGCCGTTGCCCCAGGAGCGGTAGACACCGAGATGAACGGCAATCTTAATGAGGAGGAGAAGGCAGCGCTGGAAGAGGAAATTCCCGTTGGACGCTTCGGGAAGCCGGACGAGGTGGCTTCGCTCGTCTATTTCCTGGCTCTGCCTGAATCCGGTTATATTACGGGACAGATCATCAGTCCGAATGGCGGATGGGTCACCTGA
- the sleB gene encoding spore cortex-lytic enzyme: MKKRLIVMTAVIVCMLFGAYALKQAGDDPIAETFSNATLTIGSSGQDVNELQGRLKFLGYYDGKIDGQFGEKTKNAVTWFQWKFGLKSDGVVGAKTKLKLWEATKSWKPSGNEGAATGTGSQSGAEQKGGGSSSDLAQSNRLGLSANDLKIMANAVYGEARGEPYEGQVAVAAVILNRVKSPSFPNSASGVIFQPGAFTAVADGQIWLEPNERARQAVQDAISGWDPSGGCLYYFNPVTATSKWIWTRPQVKTIGKHIFCM; this comes from the coding sequence ATGAAGAAGCGACTGATTGTGATGACCGCTGTCATCGTATGCATGCTGTTTGGCGCTTATGCCTTGAAGCAGGCAGGCGATGATCCGATTGCAGAGACCTTTAGCAACGCGACACTGACGATCGGATCATCAGGCCAGGATGTTAATGAACTTCAGGGGCGTTTGAAATTTTTAGGGTACTACGACGGAAAGATTGACGGCCAATTCGGTGAGAAAACTAAAAATGCTGTTACCTGGTTCCAATGGAAATTTGGACTAAAATCAGACGGTGTTGTCGGTGCCAAAACGAAGCTCAAGCTGTGGGAGGCCACGAAGAGCTGGAAGCCTTCAGGCAATGAAGGAGCGGCTACTGGAACAGGCTCTCAGAGTGGGGCAGAACAGAAGGGGGGCGGCTCCTCCAGCGACCTGGCGCAATCCAATCGTCTGGGTCTGTCGGCCAATGATCTGAAAATTATGGCGAATGCGGTATATGGGGAGGCGCGTGGCGAGCCGTATGAAGGGCAGGTGGCTGTAGCTGCGGTCATCTTGAACCGGGTCAAATCACCAAGCTTCCCGAATTCCGCCTCCGGCGTTATCTTCCAGCCGGGCGCCTTCACTGCTGTGGCGGATGGTCAGATCTGGCTGGAGCCCAACGAGAGGGCGCGGCAGGCGGTGCAGGATGCCATCAGCGGCTGGGACCCAAGCGGAGGATGCCTGTACTATTTTAATCCGGTCACGGCAACTTCCAAATGGATCTGGACAAGACCGCAGGTAAAGACGATCGGCAAGCATATTTTCTGCATGTAG
- a CDS encoding DUF3388 domain-containing protein, whose translation MEPKQWYMEYKIHKNRPGLLGDIASLLGMLEVNIITINGVEDRTRGMLLQTDDEEKIELLGKMLKKVDNITLNALRPPKLVDILAVRHGRYIERDSDDKKTFRFTRDELGLLVDFLGEIFKKEGNQVIGLRGMPRVGKTESIIAGSVCSNKRWTFVSSTLLRQTVRSQLSEEEMNPNNIFIIDGIVSTIRSNDKHYNLLQQIMSMPSTKVIEHPDIFMQESNFDYSDFTCIVELRNTPDEEITYETFTTYDF comes from the coding sequence ATGGAACCCAAACAATGGTATATGGAGTATAAAATACATAAAAATCGTCCTGGTCTGCTGGGCGACATCGCCTCCCTGCTAGGTATGCTTGAAGTTAATATTATTACCATCAACGGGGTAGAGGATCGCACTCGCGGCATGCTGCTGCAAACGGACGACGAAGAGAAAATAGAGCTGCTTGGCAAAATGCTGAAAAAAGTAGACAATATTACGTTGAATGCACTGCGCCCTCCCAAGCTTGTGGATATACTGGCGGTTCGCCATGGCAGATATATTGAGCGGGATTCGGACGACAAGAAGACATTCCGTTTTACTCGTGACGAGCTTGGTTTACTCGTTGATTTTTTGGGTGAAATATTCAAGAAGGAGGGCAATCAGGTGATCGGTCTGCGGGGCATGCCGCGCGTAGGGAAGACCGAATCGATCATTGCCGGCAGTGTCTGCTCCAACAAGCGCTGGACCTTCGTGTCCTCGACACTGCTCCGCCAGACGGTGCGCAGCCAGCTATCAGAGGAAGAGATGAATCCGAACAATATCTTCATCATTGATGGCATTGTCAGTACGATTCGTTCCAATGACAAGCACTATAATTTGCTACAGCAAATTATGTCGATGCCTTCCACAAAGGTCATTGAGCACCCGGATATTTTTATGCAGGAGTCGAATTTCGATTACAGCGATTTTACCTGTATTGTGGAATTGCGCAACACGCCGGATGAAGAAATTACGTATGAAACCTTTACAACTTATGACTTTTAA
- a CDS encoding DUF3243 domain-containing protein: protein MSTVLTDYDTWKQFLAERVEQAKSLGLGEDTISKLAYEIGSFLDERVDPKNDEQRAVKELWDVGDEQERQVIAKLMVRLAEQSK, encoded by the coding sequence ATGTCAACTGTACTGACTGATTATGATACGTGGAAGCAATTTTTGGCAGAGCGAGTAGAGCAGGCGAAGAGCCTTGGCTTGGGTGAGGACACCATCTCCAAGCTGGCTTATGAGATTGGCAGCTTCCTCGACGAGCGCGTTGACCCGAAGAACGATGAGCAGCGGGCGGTTAAGGAGCTGTGGGATGTCGGGGACGAGCAAGAGCGTCAGGTCATTGCCAAGCTGATGGTAAGACTGGCTGAGCAGTCGAAGTAA
- a CDS encoding helix-turn-helix domain-containing protein, whose product MSELGALLKQAREKKGFSLEDIQDLTKIQKRYLQAIEEGNYKVLPGRFYVRAFVKNYAEAVGLNTDEVLEQFNREAPPSVTDSAPEPVMMPRRSASRSSDRFSKWGFTLLMWMFLVLIVVIFYIFVIKQPDNNNKIADQNTNITNESKPPAPDNTQPQTNEPTGGEGTGQNTGGGQTEQTPPPSAPASDYTLTFVEKKGSTEYYTVDAVGAKTYTMKVNGKAWSEIREDNNKGKVLQSGMDDAGKEYTFEVQGGIYFNLGRADNVEISLNGKPLQLEQTKSTSRKIVIAQASSPGETGQQ is encoded by the coding sequence ATGTCCGAATTGGGAGCGCTGCTCAAGCAGGCCCGGGAGAAGAAAGGGTTCTCGCTTGAAGATATACAGGATCTGACTAAAATTCAAAAGCGCTATTTGCAAGCGATTGAGGAAGGGAACTACAAAGTATTGCCAGGCCGATTTTATGTACGAGCTTTCGTCAAAAACTATGCGGAGGCGGTCGGTCTCAATACAGATGAGGTGCTGGAGCAATTCAACAGGGAAGCGCCGCCTTCTGTTACTGATTCTGCGCCCGAACCCGTCATGATGCCGCGGCGTTCAGCCTCAAGAAGCTCTGACCGATTCAGTAAATGGGGCTTTACATTGCTCATGTGGATGTTTCTTGTGCTGATCGTTGTTATCTTCTATATTTTCGTCATTAAGCAGCCGGACAATAATAATAAAATTGCGGATCAGAATACGAATATTACCAATGAAAGCAAGCCGCCTGCTCCTGACAATACGCAGCCTCAAACCAACGAGCCAACAGGAGGCGAAGGTACGGGGCAGAATACCGGCGGTGGTCAGACGGAGCAGACGCCTCCGCCTAGCGCACCGGCTTCGGACTATACGCTGACCTTTGTGGAGAAGAAGGGCAGCACAGAATATTATACCGTTGATGCAGTAGGCGCCAAGACCTATACGATGAAGGTGAACGGGAAGGCCTGGAGTGAGATTCGCGAGGATAACAATAAGGGCAAGGTGCTGCAGTCGGGGATGGACGATGCAGGCAAGGAATATACATTCGAGGTGCAGGGTGGAATTTATTTCAATCTCGGCCGCGCTGACAATGTGGAAATCTCCTTGAACGGCAAGCCGTTGCAGTTGGAACAGACGAAGAGCACAAGCCGGAAAATAGTGATTGCGCAAGCGTCGTCTCCTGGGGAGACAGGGCAGCAATAA
- the yfmH gene encoding EF-P 5-aminopentanol modification-associated protein YfmH, producing MRQLHYPHINETLYHGILPNGLQVYILPKEGFQKTYATFSTRFGSIDNRFSIGEEPPVQVLDGIAHFLEHKMFEEPTGDIFATFASQGASANAFTSFDRTAYLFSATEYIDQNLRTLLDFVQHPYFTDENVDKEKGIIEQEINMYKDNADWRVYTGIIEALYEKHPVHIDIAGSVESIRQITKESLYTCYNTFYHPSNMLLFVVGGVEPEQVMQLVRDNQAAKTFPELGEICRYFEPEPQGVRKQRLEMKLPVSLPKCMIGIKDKQPVADAQELQRQDIVTKLLLDVLLGQSSQLYQSLYDDRLISDSFGYEFNSGNGYSFSIFGGETRSPDELLDRVKQAVNEVREQGVSASDFERTRRKRIGNYLRMLNSPESIANEFTRHKFRGGDLFELLPIYESITLEEVNERLRTHFDWEQSAISIVCRESQ from the coding sequence ATGAGACAACTGCATTATCCTCATATTAACGAGACGTTGTATCACGGTATTTTGCCTAACGGGCTGCAGGTATATATTTTGCCTAAGGAAGGCTTCCAGAAGACCTATGCTACCTTCTCCACCCGCTTCGGTTCGATAGATAACCGCTTCTCCATCGGAGAGGAGCCACCGGTTCAGGTGCTGGACGGCATTGCCCATTTTTTGGAGCACAAAATGTTTGAGGAGCCAACAGGCGATATTTTCGCAACCTTCGCCTCTCAAGGTGCATCCGCCAACGCATTCACCAGCTTTGACCGTACCGCCTATCTGTTCTCGGCTACGGAGTACATCGATCAGAACCTGCGGACGCTGCTTGATTTTGTACAGCATCCTTATTTTACCGATGAGAATGTAGATAAGGAGAAAGGCATTATTGAGCAGGAGATCAATATGTATAAGGATAATGCCGATTGGCGTGTCTATACCGGGATCATCGAAGCACTCTATGAGAAGCATCCGGTGCACATCGATATAGCCGGCTCTGTGGAATCAATCCGGCAGATTACGAAGGAAAGCCTGTACACCTGCTACAATACCTTTTATCACCCGAGTAACATGCTGTTGTTCGTGGTCGGCGGAGTGGAGCCTGAACAGGTGATGCAGCTTGTGCGCGATAATCAGGCGGCCAAGACGTTCCCGGAGCTGGGCGAGATTTGCCGCTATTTCGAGCCTGAGCCGCAGGGGGTCCGCAAGCAGAGACTGGAGATGAAGCTGCCGGTGTCGCTGCCCAAGTGCATGATTGGAATTAAAGACAAACAGCCCGTGGCTGATGCGCAGGAGCTGCAACGTCAAGACATCGTGACCAAGCTGCTGCTTGATGTATTGCTAGGGCAGAGCTCCCAGCTATACCAGTCGCTGTACGATGATCGCCTCATTTCGGATTCCTTCGGATATGAGTTCAACTCGGGCAATGGCTACTCCTTTTCCATCTTCGGCGGCGAGACCAGGAGCCCTGACGAGCTGCTGGATCGGGTGAAGCAGGCGGTGAATGAGGTGCGGGAGCAGGGCGTGTCGGCCAGTGATTTTGAGCGCACAAGGCGGAAGCGGATAGGCAATTATCTGCGTATGCTGAATTCCCCAGAATCGATTGCCAATGAGTTCACCCGCCATAAGTTCCGCGGCGGTGATCTGTTCGAGCTATTGCCGATCTACGAAAGCATTACGCTGGAGGAAGTCAATGAACGATTGCGCACACACTTCGATTGGGAGCAATCGGCAATCTCCATTGTCTGCAGAGAGTCGCAATGA
- the yfmF gene encoding EF-P 5-aminopentanol modification-associated protein YfmF, which produces MTVTPFERSLMDRVRLHVLPTKRFKTFAISLYAGVPLAENTVTATALTPFVLRRGTSATPETIAFRERLDNMYGTGFGFDVYKRGDAQIVQFRLDVIHDQYVSSSVSLLQSALALLGEVLTSPAMEPGVDHAFRSKYVQAEKQTLQQRLEAIINDKIRYAAERCLEEMCAGEPYRFHALGQIGDLAAIHERSLYESYRTWLDHACFDLYVVGDTTLSEVQEMVASAFRAGDGQPAVYSKPAAGPHVSEVKTVVERMDVSQGKLNMGLRTRTTYADDQYAAMLMYNGILGGYPHSKLFMNVREKASLAYYAASRYDGIKGLCSIQSGIEIANYERASHIIQQQLESMRKGELSELEMSQTKAMIVNHLREMQDSAFEMIAYDFNSILTGRERSAQELMRDVQAVEADDIVRVADDVVLDTIYFLRDGKEGGEQ; this is translated from the coding sequence GTGACGGTAACGCCTTTTGAAAGAAGCTTGATGGATCGGGTGAGGCTGCATGTGCTGCCGACTAAGCGCTTTAAGACATTTGCCATATCGCTTTATGCGGGTGTGCCGTTAGCTGAAAATACAGTAACTGCAACCGCTCTAACCCCATTTGTGCTGCGCAGGGGCACTAGTGCAACGCCGGAGACGATCGCGTTTCGTGAGCGTCTTGACAATATGTATGGGACCGGCTTCGGCTTTGATGTGTATAAAAGAGGGGATGCCCAGATTGTTCAGTTCCGACTGGATGTCATCCATGATCAATATGTATCCTCTTCCGTATCGCTGCTTCAGTCTGCGCTGGCACTGCTAGGAGAGGTGCTGACTTCTCCCGCGATGGAGCCGGGAGTGGATCACGCCTTCCGCTCAAAATATGTGCAGGCCGAGAAGCAGACGCTGCAGCAGCGGCTGGAGGCGATCATTAATGATAAGATTCGCTATGCCGCAGAGCGATGTCTCGAAGAGATGTGCGCCGGGGAACCGTACCGGTTTCACGCGCTCGGCCAGATTGGCGATCTGGCGGCAATCCATGAACGCTCGCTGTATGAGTCCTACCGCACATGGCTGGATCATGCCTGCTTTGACCTATACGTGGTTGGAGATACAACACTTAGCGAAGTGCAGGAGATGGTGGCCTCGGCGTTCCGGGCAGGTGACGGACAACCCGCAGTTTATAGCAAGCCTGCAGCAGGGCCCCATGTATCCGAAGTGAAGACGGTAGTGGAACGTATGGATGTCAGCCAGGGCAAGCTCAATATGGGACTTCGGACACGGACGACCTATGCCGACGATCAATATGCAGCCATGCTGATGTATAACGGCATTTTGGGTGGATACCCGCACTCCAAGCTATTTATGAATGTCAGGGAGAAGGCGTCCTTAGCCTATTATGCAGCGTCACGGTATGACGGTATTAAGGGTCTATGCTCGATTCAGTCAGGAATTGAAATTGCCAACTACGAACGAGCCTCTCATATTATTCAGCAGCAGCTGGAGAGCATGCGCAAGGGAGAGCTGTCAGAGCTTGAGATGAGTCAGACGAAGGCGATGATTGTCAACCATCTGCGTGAAATGCAGGACTCGGCGTTTGAGATGATTGCCTATGATTTTAATTCGATCCTTACAGGACGCGAGCGCTCCGCGCAAGAGCTGATGCGTGATGTGCAAGCGGTGGAAGCGGATGACATCGTGCGTGTGGCAGATGATGTGGTGCTGGACACGATCTATTTCTTGCGTGACGGGAAGGAGGGAGGAGAGCAATGA
- the rimO gene encoding 30S ribosomal protein S12 methylthiotransferase RimO, with amino-acid sequence MTERVKVVTLGCEKNLVDSEIMSGLIHGRGYELVEEAEQATVIIVNTCGFIDAAKEESVNTILDMAELKETARLKALIVSGCLTQRYKEQLMQEMPEIDGIVGTGDFHHINDIVDEALRGKKPMKVGNPVFDYEMALPRQVTTPRYTAYVKIAEGCDNACTFCSIPIMRGKFRSRSIDSILAEVKQLAAQGVKEVSLIAQDSTNYGTDLYDYFALPELMNKVSEVEGIAWVRLHYAYPGFFTDELLEVMATNPKICKYIDMPLQHSEDAILKRMRRPGRQRDARELIRKIRERMPEAALRTSLIVGFPGETEEEFEALCEFVREIKFDRLGVFTYSNEEDTPASRLPNHLPDEVKQWRANTLMEIQREVSKHNSSKYVGREIDVLIERYDGRSDVYIGRSQYDAPEIDGEVFVSKCSVGIGQIQRVKVTHAYEFDLSGEGMA; translated from the coding sequence ATGACGGAAAGAGTAAAGGTAGTCACGCTGGGCTGCGAGAAAAATCTGGTGGACTCGGAGATTATGTCCGGCCTGATTCATGGTCGGGGGTATGAGTTAGTAGAGGAAGCCGAGCAGGCGACGGTTATCATCGTGAACACCTGCGGATTTATCGACGCCGCCAAGGAGGAATCGGTCAATACGATTCTGGATATGGCAGAGCTGAAGGAGACGGCACGGCTCAAGGCGCTTATTGTGTCAGGTTGCCTGACACAACGCTATAAGGAGCAGTTGATGCAAGAAATGCCGGAGATCGACGGTATCGTTGGTACGGGCGATTTCCATCATATTAATGACATTGTGGATGAAGCGTTGCGTGGCAAGAAGCCGATGAAGGTAGGCAACCCGGTGTTCGATTATGAGATGGCGCTGCCGCGTCAGGTGACGACACCACGCTATACGGCTTATGTCAAGATTGCGGAGGGCTGTGACAATGCATGTACCTTCTGCAGCATTCCGATCATGCGCGGCAAGTTCCGCAGCCGCTCGATCGACTCGATCCTTGCTGAGGTGAAGCAACTGGCGGCTCAAGGAGTGAAGGAGGTCAGCCTGATCGCTCAGGATTCGACCAATTATGGAACGGACTTGTACGATTACTTTGCCTTGCCGGAGCTGATGAACAAGGTGAGCGAGGTCGAGGGGATCGCATGGGTACGGCTTCATTACGCTTATCCTGGCTTCTTCACAGATGAACTGCTGGAGGTCATGGCGACCAATCCGAAGATTTGCAAATATATCGACATGCCGCTTCAGCATAGCGAGGACGCCATATTGAAGCGGATGCGCCGCCCAGGCAGGCAGCGGGATGCGCGCGAGCTGATTCGCAAGATTCGCGAACGGATGCCCGAGGCTGCGTTGCGCACATCGCTGATCGTCGGCTTCCCTGGGGAGACGGAGGAAGAATTCGAAGCATTGTGCGAATTTGTCCGGGAGATTAAGTTCGACCGTCTGGGCGTGTTCACGTATTCCAACGAAGAGGATACACCGGCTTCGCGCTTGCCGAACCATCTGCCGGATGAAGTGAAGCAATGGAGAGCTAATACGCTGATGGAGATTCAGCGTGAAGTGTCGAAGCATAACAGCAGCAAATATGTGGGCAGGGAAATCGACGTCCTGATTGAACGCTATGATGGACGCAGCGATGTGTATATTGGTCGCTCCCAGTATGACGCGCCTGAAATTGATGGCGAAGTATTTGTATCCAAATGTTCTGTCGGTATCGGACAAATTCAACGGGTAAAAGTCACCCACGCATATGAGTTTGATCTATCCGGGGAGGGAATGGCATGA